The segment GCACCGGATACGACGCAGATCCGCCGCCTGACCTGCCGTAGCTGCTCGTGGCTTGGACCGGTGGAACGCTCGTTGAGGGTAATCCCGTCAGAGGAGCCATCGGCACGGAAGAAGACCGTCGCGACATCACCCACGACGTCCGAGCCCGCCAGCAGATTGAGGTCTGTTTCGTCGAGGTACCCGCCGGCATATACGTGGCTGGGGTAGTCCGCATGCACCGACCCCACGCCGAAGATGGCGATGCTCATTTTGGCTTGGAGCTCGAGCACGCGTTGGACGCTTCGCTCATTCCACATGGCAGTCTTTGTCGACGCGTGGTCGAAGAATGCGGGCACGGGGAACTGTTCCACCCGTGCTCCATAAGCGATGCCAAAGCGCCGCATGATGTCGCTGGCGTACGTGATTCCGGTGGTTTGCATGTTGCCCGCACCGTTGAGCTGGACGATGGTGCTGTCGTGGGTGATCTTGCGGGTCAGATGCCTGCTGACGGCGCTGATGGTGGCACCCCAGGCGACGCCGATGATGGCATTTGAATCGACGAGGGGACCTATGGTGCGTGCTGCCTGCATCGCGACCCGGTCAAGGGTTTCCGCCTCGTTCAAGGTGTCCAGAACGGGAACCACGTGCACGTCGACCCCATATTGGCTGCGGATCATGCGCTCCAGTTCGGGGGCGGAGTCCAGCGGGCTGCGGATCTGGACTTGCACCAGTCCCGACTCGCGGGCCGAGGACAGCAGGCGGGAGACGGTTGAACGCGAGGTCCGAAGTTCCCGGGCGATCGCGTCCATCGTGAGGTCCTGAAGGTAGTACATCTGCGCTGCCCGGAGGGCGTCCGAAGCTCGTGATCGTGGCATCTGGGTTCCGTTCTGCACGTTTGTGCAAATAGCTTGACTTCATTTTCCACTCCTTCGAAGAATAGTTGTGCAAGGTGCGACGTCAAGAGATGCAGCGCACATACCAATGCCCAAGGGAGCAGTTTTGGGATACAACAGCATTTTCAGTTCCGCAGAGGGATCACCTCGCCGAAACTCGGCTTCCGCGCTTCGTGAACGTCCGCAAGCCCGGGTGCTGATCATCGGAGGCGGCATCAACGGCGTGGCTACCTTCCGTGATCTGGCGCTGCAGGGCGTGGACGTTGCCCTCGTCGAGCGCGGTGACTATTGCCAAGGTGCCAGCGGAGCCTCGTCCCATATGATCCACGGCGGTATCCGCTACCTTGAGAACGGCGAATTCCGCTTGGTGAAAGAGTCGGTGCTCGAGCGCAACCGGCTTTTGAAGATCGCTCCCCACTACGTCAAGCCACTGCAGACCACCATCCCCATCTTCAGCACCTTCTCCGGCATCCTTTCCGCTCCCACCCGATTCCTTACCCACAAGCAAGGGAAGCCGAAGGAACGCGGCGCCTTCCTCATCAAGCTTGGGCTGAGCATGTATGACTTCTTCTCCCGCGACGGGGGCAGCGTCCCCCGCCACCAGTTCCGCGGCAGGGAAAAAGCATTGACCGAACTGCCGCGGCTGCATCCCGGCATCAAATACGCAGCCACGTACTTTGACGCTTCCGTGCACAATCCCGAGCGGCTCACGCTCGACGTGCTGCAGGATGGCGAAAGGGCCGGCATCGGAAGCGGGCTGCCGGGCGGCAGCGCACGCGCAAGCAACTATGTGTTCTTGGTGTCCATGGACCACACAGCTGGTGTGGATGCTACAGCGGATTCTGTCTTGCTCCGGGATGAGCTCACGGGCGAGGAGTTCAGCTTCCATGCCGACGTCATCGTCAACACCACCGGGGCGTGGGTGGATCTCACCAACAAGGCGATGGGGACCGCGAGCCATTTCATGGGAGGGACCAAAGGTTCCCACATCGTGCTGGATCACCCGGAACTTCTCGCAGCCTGCGGTGGTCGCGAAATCTTCTTCGAACACACGGACGGGCGGATCGTCCTGATCTACCCCATGGGTGACCGTGTCCTCGTGGGCACCACCGATGTGGACGCCGACATGGCCGAGGACGCAGTGTGCACGGAAGCCGAGATCGACTATTTCTTCGATCTCGTTGGACACGTCTTCCCCTCCGTCACCGTGGACCGCAGCCATATCGTCTACAGTTTCGCCGGGGTCCGGCCGCTTCCGCGCCACGATGACACTCAGCCCGGGTTCGTTTCCCGCGACTACCGCATCGAACGAAGCGAGGGCCCGGCCTCCGGTCCTGTGGCCGCCGGTGACTTGACCGCCGGGGGCGGGAAGGCCGCCGTCGTACTTTCCTTGATCGGCGGAAAATGGACCACTTTCCGGGCCCTTGCCGAACACCTCAGCAATGATGTGCTCCGCGAACTGGGCATGGAACGCAAGGTCTCGACGGCGAAGCTCGCCATCGGGGGCGGATCCGGCTTCCCGGACAGTGAAGAAGGGATCCAAGACTGGGTCAAGGGACACATGGCTCCCGGCCTCGGCGCCGACCGGGTCAGCGGCTTGCTGACGCGCTACGGGACCCGGGCCGAAGACGTCATCGCCTACCTCCATGCGGGCGAGGACCGGAGACTGCGCTCCACGAACGAGCTCAGCGTCCGTGAACTGGAATTCATGGCCGGCAACGAACAGATCGGGCACCTCGTGGATGTCCTCATCCGCCGCACCTCGCTGGCTTTCCGGGGTCTCGTGACAGGGGAGCTCCTCAACGAAATCGCCGAAGTCCTTTCCGCGCAGCTTGCCTGGGACGCAGCGAGGCGTGACGCCGAGATCCAGCATGCACAGGAGGTCCTTCAACGTTTTCATGGCGTGACTGTTCACAGCCTCGTCGCATGAACGTAATGTACGTCACATCAGCTTGATTGTTCCGGCCAAAACGCCCTAACAAAACCTGCAGGGCTGACAACAGAAGAAAATGAGGAGTCAAAGATGTCTCTCGGAATAGTTTTCCTTTCCGAAGTGTTCGGAACCGGCATGCTTACCCTGCTTGGCTGTGGCGTTGTGGCAAACGTCGCGCTGAAGGGCACGAAGGGTAACAACGGCGGGTTCCTGATGGTGAATTTTGGCTGGGGCATCGCAGTATTTGCCGGCGTGTACGTGGCTGCCATGTCCGGTGCGCACCTGAACCCGGCCGTGACGCTTGGCCTTTTGGTTGATGGCAAGGCCGAGTTCGCCCCCGGGGTGGCGGTGAGTGCGGCATCCACGTTCACTTACTTCGGTGGAGAACTGACCGGCGCCTTCTTGGGTGCCATCTTCGCTTGGCTCGCCCACAAGCAACACTTCGATGCTGAGCCGCTGGCAGCCAGCAAACTCGCGGTGTTCTCCACGGGTCCGGCTATCCGCTCGTACCCTTGGAACCTGGTTACTGAAATCATCGGCACGTTTGTGCTTGTCTTCGTGATCCTGACCTTCGGCGGCACGCCTTCCGGCCTGGGTCCGCTGGCAGTGGCATTGCTCGTCGTCGGCATCGGCGCGTCCCTTGGCGGGCCAACCGGCTATGCCATCAACCCGGCACGTGACCTCGGCCCCCGCATCGCGCACGCTCTTCTACCGATCAAGGGCAAAGGCTCCAGCGACTGGGCCTACTCCTGGGTTCCGGTAGTAGGTCCCCTCCTGGGCGGAACCATCGCCGGTCTCGTCGCGCACTCGGTGCCGATCATGGCAACCGTGGCCAAGTAGTAAATCGCTCAGACCATATCCCGTATCCGCACCACAGCAAGCAGACAAGGACGTCAAAATGTCGCAATACGTCATCGCCATTGATCAGGGAACCACCAGCTCGCGAGCCATCGTGTTCGATCACACAGGCAACATTGTCTCCACCGGCCAGATGGAGCACGAGCAAATATTCCCTCAGGCCGGTTGGGTGGAGCACAACCCGGTGGAAATCTGGAACAACGTCAGGGAGGTCGTCGGTTCGGCGTTGTCCAAGGCCAACCTGACCCGCCACGACATCGCTGCCGTGGGTATCACCAACCAGCGCGAAACCGCCGTCGTGTGGGACAAGAACACGGGCGAACCGATCTACAACGCCATCGTCTGGCAGGACACGCGCACCCAATCGATCGTGGACGAACTCGCCCGGGACGGCGGTGCCGAGCGCTTCAAGCAAAAGGTCGGCCTTCCCTTGGCCACGTACTTCTCCGGCACCAAGATCAAGTGGATCCTGGACAACGTTGAAGGAGCGCGGGCCAAGGCCGAAGCCGGCGACCTGGTCTTCGGCAACACCGACTGCTGGGTCTTGTGGAACCTGACCGGCGGCGTCGACGGCGGTGTGCATGCCACCGATGTCACGAACGCCTCGCGCACGATGTTCATGGACCTCGACACCCTGCAGTGGGACCAGGACATTCTGGACGCGTTCGGCGTGCCGGCGTCGATGATGCCCGCTATCAAGTCCTCCTCCGAGGTTTACGGCACCGTCCACACTTCCCAACTGCTGCGCGAGGTACCGGTCGCGGGTATCCTGGGTGATCAGCAGGCGGCGACCTTTGGCCAGGCGGCGTTCGAGCCGGGAGAAGCGAAGAACACCTACGGCACCGGCTGCTTCCTGATCTTCAACACGGGCGAAGAGATCGTCCACTCGAAGAACGGCTTGCTGACGACGCTTTGCTACAAGCTGGGCGATGCCAAGCCGCATTATGCCTTGGAAGGTTCCATTGCCGTCACGGGTTCACTGATCCAGTGGCTCCGCGACAACCTCGGCATGATCAGCTCCGCTCCGGAGGTGGAGACGCTGGCGGCCAGCGTCGAGGACAACGGCGGCGTATACATCGTGCCCGCGTTCTCCGGCCTGTTCGCCCCGTACTGGCGCGCAGACGCGCGCGGAGCCATCGTGGGCCTCACCCGCTTCGCCAACAAGGGTCACATCGCACGCGCAGCGCTGGAGGCCACAGCGTTCCAGACCCGCGAAGTGCTCGACGCCGTCAACGCGGACTCCGGCGTTCCGCTGACCGAGCTGAAGGTCGACGGCGGCATGGTCGCCAATGAGGCGCTCATGCAGTTCCAGGCGGACATCCTGGGTGTGCCGGTGGTCCGTCCGAAGGTCGTGGAAACCACGGCCCTGGGAGCGGCCTACGCGGCAGGCCTCGCCGTCGGCTTCTGGAAAGACCTCGGCGAGCTCAGCGCAAACTGGGGCGAGGACAAGCGCTGGGAGCCGCAGATGGACGCGGGCGAACGGGACCGCCAGATGCGCCTGTGGAAGAAGGCAGTCACCAAGTCCATGGATTGGGTCGACGAGGACGTTAAGTAGGCCTCCTTGAGAGAGGTTCCGGGGACTCCCGCCCGCCCGTCCCCAGCTGCTCCCAACGCTCGCAAGCTCGCGTCGGGACCCTCGCAGCTGTGGGCCCACCGCGGTGCCCACCACACCATGGCGGGGAGTCCCCGGAACCTCAACCGGCGCTGCATCGGTTCTTGAAACCACGCCATGGACTTGGTGCGGTAAGGTGGCTTTATGCGTGCGATCCTTCTGCTTGGCTAGCCGCCCGGTAAACGTCGACCTTAGAGAACGCGAACCGAGCGGCCGCCCCTCCTTGCCGAGGGGCTTTTGTGTGTCCGGGACCTTCCGGGACCCGGAGCAGGAGGCAAAACCGTCATGGAAGAACAGAAGAGGGCAGCAGTGAGCGTTCAGCCGGAGACAGAAACCGGAGCACAGTCAGTAGTGGCAGGCGAGACGCCCGAGGAGGGTGTCTACAGCTTCGCTTCGATGGAGGCCAAGTGGCCGCAGGTCTGGGAAGACCTCAAAGTCTTCACTCCCGTTGACGACGGCTCCCGCGAGCGGCGCTACGTCCTGGACATGTTCCCCTACCCTTCCGGGGACCTCCACATGGGCCATGCCGAGGCCTTCGCCATGGGCGACGTCGTGGCCCGGTACCTGCGGCAGAAGGGCTTTGACGTCCTGCACCCTATCGGCTGGGACTCCTTCGGGCTGCCCGCGGAGAACGCCGCCATCAAGCGCAACGCCCACCCAAGCGAGTGGACGTACGCCAACATCGATACCCAGGCGGCATCGTTCAAGCGTTATGCCATCTCTGTCGATTGGTCCCGCCGGCTGCACACTTCGGATCCCGAGTACTACCGCTGGACACAGTGGCTGTTCAAGCGCTTCTACGAGCGTGGCCTGGCCTACCGCAAGGATTCCCCGGTCAACTGGTGCCCGAAGGACTTGACCGTACTGGCGAACGAGCAAGTGGTCAACGGCGCTTGCGAACGCTGCGGAACCCCGGTCACCAAGAAGTCCCTGAATCAGTGGTACTTCAAGATCACCGACTACGCTGACCGCTTGCTGGACGACATGTCCGAACTGCAAGGGCACTGGCCCGAGCGGGTGCTGGCGATGCAGCGCAACTGGATCGGCCGCTCCGAGGGCGCACACGTGCGGTTCGTCATCGAAGCCGCGGATACCAGGGCCGAACGTGAAGTGACTGTCTTCACCACCCGCCCGGACACCCTGTATGGGGCAACCTTCTTCGTTGTTGCCGCGGACGCGCACCTGGCATTGGACCTGGTCACGCCCGAACACCACGACGCCCTCATGGCCTACCGTGAAAGGGTCAAGGCCCTGTCCGACATCGAGCGCCAGTCGACTGAGCGCGAGAAGACAGGCGTGTTCACCGGCCGTTACGCCATTAATCCCCTCAACGGTGAAAAACTTCCCGTCTGGGCCGCCGACTACGTGCTCGCGGACTACGGCACGGGGGCCATCATGGCGGTACCCGCCCATGACCAGCGCGACCTTGATTTCGCCCGGGCCTTTGATCTGCCGGTGCGTCCCGTGCTGGACACCGGTGCGGAAAACCCCGCGGAAAGCGGCATTGCGTCCGCCGGTGAGGGAACCCTGATCAACTCCGGCGAACTGGATGGATTGTCCAAGGCTGAGGCCGTCCCGGCAGCCATCGACATTTTGGAGAAGCTGGGCACGGGGGAGAAGTTCGTCAACTTCCGCTTGCGCGACTGGCTGCTGAGCCGGCAGCGTTTCTGGGGAACACCGATCCCCATCATCCACTGCGCCGAATGCGGCGAGGTCCCGGTCCCGGACGATCAACTTCCGGTCAGGCTGCCTGAAGACCTTCGCGGCGAGGCTTTGTCGCCGCGGGGTACGTCTCCTCTCGCTGCCGCGGCTGAATGGGTCAACGTGGAGTGCCCGAATTGCGGACGGGCGGCCCAGCGCGACACGGACACCATGGACACGTTCGTGGACTCGTCCTGGTACTTCTTGCGCTTCGTTTCCCCGCATTACACCGAAGGCCCCTTCGATCCGGCCAAGATCAACGACTGGATGCCCGTGGGGCAATACGTGGGCGGCGTGGAGCACGCCATCCTGCACTTGCTGTACGCCCGCTTCTTCACCAAGGTCATCCACGACATGGGAATGCTTGCGGCCGACGAGCCATTCAGCGCCCTGCTCAACCAAGGCCAGGTTCTCAACGGCGGCAAGGCCATGAGCAAGTCCCTCGGTAACGGCGTGGACCTTAGCGAGCAACTGGACAAGTTCGGCGTCGATGCCGTCCGCCTGACCATGGTCTTCGCCTCCCCGCCCGAGGACGACGTCGACTGGGCGGATGTTTCGCCGTCGGGCTCGGCGAAGTTCCTTGCCCGCGCGTGGCGCCTCGGCCAGGACGTCGCGAGCGAACCCGGCGTCGACGTCTCCACCGGTGACCGTGCCCTGCGCACCGTCACCCACAGGACCATCGCCGACGCCGTGGAGTTGTTGGACAACAACAAATTCAACGTCGTGGTGGCCAAGCTGATGGAACTCGTCAACGCGACCCGCAAGACCATCGATTCCGGGGCCGGTGGCGCAGATCCTGCCGTCCGCGAAGCCGCCGAGGCCGTGGCGGTCATCTTGAGCCTCTTCGCGCCGTACACGGCCGAGGACCTGTGGAACCAGTTGGGCCACCCGGCCTCCGTGGCAAACGCGGGTTGGCCTTCCCACGATCCTTCGCTCCTTGTCCAGGACACCGTAACGGCCGTGGTCCAGGTCCAAGGCAAGGTCCGCGACCGCCTCGACGTATCGCCGGACATCAGTGAAGACGCCCTGCGCGAGCTTGCGTTGGCAAGCGAAAACGTGCAGCGGGCACTCGACGGCCGTGGCATCCGCACCGTGATCGTACGTGCGCCTAAACTGGTCAACATCGTCCCGGCATAGCCGGGAATGCGGCCGCCGGCGTTTGCCGGCGGCCGGGCAGCAGCCCAGGAGGCATCGTTGACGGACCGCGAACCACCTGCATGGATGTGGCTCAAGGAACGTCTGGCCCGCCTACGCCAGTCGACGACGCCGGGCCGCGGCGGAGCTGAACCAGCGCCTGTTCCGGTCCGCACCGCCGTCGTCACTGACTCGGCAGCCGCGCTCCCGGCCGAATGGGTCAAGGCGTTCGTCGCCGACGGGCGCCTCGCCGTGGTGCCGATGCCTGTGATGGTGGGTGAGGAAATCTACGGCGAGGGTGAAGACGATATCACCCAGACGCTCGCACTGGCACTGGCGGCCGGATCGCAAGTGAAGACTTCAAGGCCTTCTCCCGGCCAGTTCGAACAGGCTTATCTCGCCGCCAAGGCTCGCGGCTTCGAGGCGGTCGTCTCCATCCATATCTCCTCCGGGCTGTCGGGCACGGCCGACGCCGCCAGGCTGGCCGCCGAGCGCGTTTCAATCCCCGTCGAGGTCATTGACTCCCGCACTGTCGGAATGGCCCTGGGCATGGGTGTCCAAAGCGCCCTTGTGGCTGCAGCGGACGGTCGTTCGGCGGCCGAGGTCCGGCGCTTTGCCGAGGAGCGCATGGGCCGAACCAAGGTCTACTTCTACGTGCCGAGCCTTGAGCAGCTCCGGCGCGGCGGCAGAATCGGCACTGCTGCGTCTTTTCTGGGGACGATGCTGTCCATCAAGCCGATCCTCGCGGTCGACGACGGCAAGATCGTGCCGCTTGAGAAGGTGCGCTCGGCGGCGAGGGCCGTCGCCCGGCTTGAGGAAATCGTCGCTGCGGATGTCACTTCCCGCCCGGCAGGACAAGCGCGGCTTGCCGTGCACCACTTTGGAAACCTTGCAGAGGCCGAGCGGCTCGCCGCACGGCTGGAAGCGCACTGCCCGGGGTGCCCACCCGCACAAATCAGCACCTTACCGGCCGTGCTGGCTGCCCACGCTGGCCTCGGCGTCCTGGCCGTGATCGTCGGGGAAAGCAGTACACCTGGCCTTGCGGAACGCCCGGCAGGCAGTTCCACGGAGGGTGCCGGGGCCGGTAAGCCGACCGCGGGCAGCAGCTGATCCTCCACAACGTCTCTCGATAGGAGAGTTGTCCACATAGGGCCGATGCTGCCTGCCAATGGTGGATTGGCCGTTCTACGCTCGGGGATATGCCGCGCAGGAAAGGTTCCCCCTCAGCCAACCACGCTGCGAGCGCTGCCCGGCAACGGTTCGCGGCGCGCCTTGCACCGGAGGGGCCGGACAGTGCCGGGCCCGGCGGTGCCCATCGCGGGCATGACAACGATCCTCTACCGCTTTTGCCCTTGGGCGAGTCCATTCAAGGCGGCCCGGGAAGCTCCCAGACCGGCTTCGTCTGCGATGAATGGGAGGGTCCGGGGGAGTCCGGAGCCTCTCCACGGCTACGCTGGCGAACTCCGTGGCGTGTAGCCACCTTGCTGGCCATTCCTTGCTTGCTGTTGCTGTCGTGGTGTGCCTGGCAGGTCTGGGCGCGACAGCCGACGGCAGAGCCGTTGGTCCGTAGCTCGTCAGCGGGAGGACGGGCGGTTGCCGGCGTTGACGGAGCTGCGGTTGACGGGGCTGGGAGGGACGGGGCCGGGAGGGACGGGGCCCAGACGGGGTCGCCGGACCCGCACGGCCGGATCACTGTCCATGTGGCCGGTGCGGTAAAGAATCCCGGAGTCGTCACGTTGCCCGTCGGAGCGCGTGTAGTTGACGCGATTGGCGCCGCCGGCGGAGCAGATCCAGCGGCCGAGCTGAACAGGCTCAACCTTGCGGCGGTGGTGCAGGACGCCGCGAAGATCCATGTTCCTCTGCCAGGAGAACCCGCTTCCTCGGCAGATGGACCAGCTCCTGGCGCGGCCGTGAACGAGGCTACCGAAAGCAGGAACCCGGGAACCGGGAGTTCAGCAGCTCGCAAGATCAACCTCAACACGGCAACGGCCGAAGAACTCGACAGCCTGCCCAAGGTGGGTCCCGTCCTGGCCAAGCGCATCGTCGAGTGGCGGCAGCAGCACGGACCGTTTGCGGCAGTGGAAGACCTCGATGCCGTGGATGGTGTCGGGCCAAAGATGCTGGAAACCCTCTTGCCCCTGGTGACTGTCTGACATGGCACGGGAGGGAGAAAGCCGCATCGACCTGCGCTTGGTTCCGTCGGCCTTGCTCACGTGGGCCGTCTCCCTCTCGGCCGCTTTCCTGCCCACATCATCGACTGTGGGCCTTTGCGCGGCCTTGTTCGTTGGCTCGTGCGTTCTCCTGGCCGGGTGGCGTCGACGGGCCTTTCAGCGTAGCCCGCGTCCGATCATGAGGACGCTTCAAGCCACCTTGGCGGTTGCGTGCCTGTTCGGGGCTGCCGTGGCCGCCCGTGCTGCGTTAGATGCCGCACCCCGGCAGGACGGTCCGGTCGCACAGGCTGCGGCATCCCGTGACTCGGTGGTCATCCACGTGCTGATTGTGGGAGATCCGAGGGAACTGGGCACCGCCTCCCGTGGATCCGGACGGTGGGCTGTTCCGGCCGAAGTGATTGACATCGCCGCCGACGGATTGTTGATTCGTTCGCGCGCGAAGATTCTGCTGACCGGTGGAGAAGGCTGGGACCAGGTTGTAACGGGCCAGAAAGTCAGAACCGCAGGAAGGCTGAAACAGGCAAAAGCGGGCCAGGCGGAGGCCGCCGTTCTCGCGGCTGCCACGCCTCCCATGCAGCCGGAGGCGAAGGAAAGCGTCTCCCACGGTCCGGCGCAACTGAAGAAACAGTTCAAGTCTGCTACCGAGTGGCTGCAGGGCGACGCTGCGGGTCTTCTCCCTGGAATGGTCACGGGTGACACCACGGCCCTGGATGAAGGCCTTGAAGCCGTCATGAAGACGACCGGAACCACTCACCTCACAGCCGTCAGCGGGGCAAATTGCAGTCTGATTCTTGGGGGCCTTGTGCTTTTGGCCAGGACCTTCCGGCTTGCCAGGGGAGTCACGGCAATCGCGGCCCTGATGGGGTTGGCCGCCTTTGTCATGATGGTAGGACCGGATGCGAGTGTCCTCAGGGCTGCGGTCATGGGGGCGATCGGCCTCGCAGCGCTGAGCGGCGGGCGGAGGGGCCGGAGTCTGGGGTTTCTCTGCCTTGCGGTGATTGGCCTGCTGATTCTGGATCCTTCACTTGGCATGAGCATTGGATTCCTTTTGTCGGTCCTCGCCACGTTGGGAATTGTCGTGTTCGCACGCCCCATCGCATCCTGGGCTCCAGCTTGGGTGCCTTCCTGGCTCGCTTCGGCCATTGCGGTTCCCTTGGCGGCGCAGCTTCTGTGCAGTCCCGTGATTGTCGGCCTGCAGCCGCAGTTCTCCAGTTACTCGTTGATCACAAATGTCGCGGTGGCGCCGTTCGTCGCACCAGTCACGATTTTGGGGACCATGGCCGTTCCCTTGGTTCCCCTGCTTCCTTGGTTTGCGGTCATTCCCATAGCCGTTGCCGGGGCGAGTGCCGCCGTGGTGGCAGCGACTGCCAGGTTGTTTGCGGGACTTCCAGGCGCGTCCCTGCCTTGGCCGGAAGGACCGACGGGAATTGCCACCATGATTCTGTGCTCGCTTGCCACCCTTGTGCTGGTGTGGTTGGTCCTGCATCCAGTGTGGGCTGGCGCTGCTGTGCTGGCTTTGCACCGCCGCTTAGTACTCCTCATGGCCGCCGGAGAGTCAGCTGTTCGCCGCCAAGGTGCCAAGGGCCATCACAGGGGGTGCGGGCACCGGTCAAGGGAACCGCAGCCTGGGCCACCGCCGGCCCGGCTGGACGTGGGAGACTAGAACTCTGAAAGAAAACTTCTGGAAGGAAGCAACATTGGCTGCTGCCTCGGTCTCCAAGGCTAAACCCTCCGCGGCAAACACCGTCAGCTGGCGGGAGGTCACCCCGTCCGCCGTAGTCCTCATCACCGGACCTGAGGAGTACCTCGGAATCCGTGCCATGGACCGCATACGTTCCCACGTGCGGTCAGCGGCGCCGGACGTGGAAATCAGCAAGCTTAATGCCGGCAGCTACGAATCCGGATCCCTCGCCATGACCGTCACGCCGTCGTTGTTCGATGAAGCCAAGCTCATCGAGATCGAGGGCCTCGAGTCCATGAACGATGCCTTCCTTGCCGATGCCCTGGCCTACCTCGCACAGCCGGAGAACGACGTCGTGCTGGTCCTTCGGCACGGAGGCGGGACGCGGGGTAAGAAGCTTCTGGATGCCGTGAAGTCCTCCGGGTGGCCCGTTGTGGACTGCCAACCTTTGAAAAAGGACGCCGAAAAAACAGCATTCGTCGTTTCGGAATTCAAGGCAGGCGGGCGCCGCATCGAAGCGGAAGCTGTCCAAGCCCTCGTCAACGCCGTCGGGGCCAGCCTCTCGGAGCTTGCCGCGGCGTGCAACCAGCTCATCGCGGATGCCACCACCCCAGTGGATGCAGCCACGGTAGAGCGATACTACGGCGGCCGCGTGGAAGCCACGGCATTCAAAGTTGCCGATGCCGCCATGGCCGGCAATGGACCGCAGGCCCTGTCCAGCCTCCGGCATGCACTGGCCACCGGAGTCGACCCCGTGCCCCTCGTTGCCGCGCTTGCCGCAAAGCTCCGCACCCTCGCCAAGGTTGCAGGCGCACAAGGATCGTCAGCACAGATCGCCAAGCAACTCGGCATACAGCCATGGCTCGTGGAACAGGCCCAGCGGGATGTCCGGCGCTGGACTCCGGACGGCCTGATCCGCTCGATCCAAGTCACCGCGGAAGCGGACGCCCAAGTCAAAGGCCTCTCCCGCGATCCCGTGTACGCGGTCGAACACGCCGTCACGGTCATTGCTACCTCAGCCCGGGGCCGCTAGCCCACGCGCGACTCCCAGATTCTTGGACGACACAAGCAATCCGTGGCGACGCCCGAATCCACGCGTCCCAGGTCCTTTTGCGCGTCGTGAGTCGATTAAATACTTGAGGCCGGCACCCAGGGGTGCCGGCCTCACGTTCAGCTCAGTCGAACTGGGAAAACCTTAGAGTGCGTTGACCTTTTTGGAGATCGCCGACTTGCGGTTTGCGGCGTTGTTCTTGTGAATAACGCCCTTGCTGACAGCCTTGTCCAGCTTGCGGCTGGCAGCAACAAGAGCCTTTGCAGCGGCATCCTTGTCCGTGGACTCAACGGCGGTGGCAACGGCGCGGATGGCCGTCTTCAGCTCAGACTTGACAGCGTTGTTACGCAGGCGAGCCTTCTCGTTGGTGAGGATGCGCTTCTTCTGGGACTTGATATTAGCCACGTGTGTGAACTCTCTTTTTAATGCGGAAATTGGTCTAGAGGGTTATCAGGTTGGCCATCGACTGAGCGGCGTGGGGATGCCTATGGCAGCCAACCATGAGTGCCCGTCGACCTGCACGGACACACAGCCATAAATATTATCAGACTCATCGCTTTTCCGGGGATTTGGCATCTAGGCCGAGTCGTGTCGCCCGCCCAGCCTCCGCGCCACGAGCTGGAAAGTGCGTTGGTCCAGGATGGCGCCCTCGCGCCGCACGTCCGAAGGGTTGATCCGCACCACCCGGTCCACCTTGACTTCGCTGGGCCGCCCCTGCCGGTCCCAGGCACCCGTGCCAATGTCGACGTAGTCTTCGGAGCGGTAGCCGTCGTCGTGGTCTTTGCTGGTGAGC is part of the Arthrobacter methylotrophus genome and harbors:
- the holA gene encoding DNA polymerase III subunit delta produces the protein MAAASVSKAKPSAANTVSWREVTPSAVVLITGPEEYLGIRAMDRIRSHVRSAAPDVEISKLNAGSYESGSLAMTVTPSLFDEAKLIEIEGLESMNDAFLADALAYLAQPENDVVLVLRHGGGTRGKKLLDAVKSSGWPVVDCQPLKKDAEKTAFVVSEFKAGGRRIEAEAVQALVNAVGASLSELAAACNQLIADATTPVDAATVERYYGGRVEATAFKVADAAMAGNGPQALSSLRHALATGVDPVPLVAALAAKLRTLAKVAGAQGSSAQIAKQLGIQPWLVEQAQRDVRRWTPDGLIRSIQVTAEADAQVKGLSRDPVYAVEHAVTVIATSARGR
- the rpsT gene encoding 30S ribosomal protein S20, whose product is MANIKSQKKRILTNEKARLRNNAVKSELKTAIRAVATAVESTDKDAAAKALVAASRKLDKAVSKGVIHKNNAANRKSAISKKVNAL